A genomic region of Cryptococcus gattii WM276 chromosome F, complete sequence contains the following coding sequences:
- a CDS encoding uncharacterized protein (Similar to TIGR gene model, INSD accession AAW44115.1): MPSSTLPPSRPLPLRHLLETYTTSHPLRTPSPLPPSSRVDPKLRQRLPPPTSASPLLWTLPTWWLFIRFVFTKGIHIALALISHFLFGPKRPSWGYRMTFITSFMRNIADHSSLADIALIRRFISLHFLVPLPGDAVVTPITFTVPPRKAEQVARGFLRDLDVAETGSRQLSGEWVVGTEVWKRLRAEKRARQKKQRASPRYNLSPNEESSKQTKLEIEPETLKQKGKSSERVIYYVHGGAYYVGNAATHRLVTIGVSKSCNARVFAITYRLAPEHVFPLPLHDVLLGYLRLLSPPLSIPPENIIIAGDSAGGGLSLALCMYLRDEGYRLPAGLVLMSPWVDLTMSCGSWDENADSDVVPRPETDDHLNPVGCYLGPEGIATYLTHPYASPLFGDFHGLPPMLIQSGDSEVLRDEITLVAHKATLAGVNVTHELYEDMVHVFQMFSFLPATMTAINNVGVWVRTTLPKIEKEQRQAAGMDKDQQEVGALDVDVTESMEEEIGKGNRVVAKDGQEIGVRSGRTEVMSEEIDATQDLSRQQTSTSKKDFSRRSINERSTVDTDSLAKLDSDSDSGSPTPTNSRLSSPSIAFPREPRTPPRHSDPFLDVQQDQSQSSQPHTLPRLRRVQTTVPMAFALSPPPNPLSSTRRRRPTTSSLLTSPSSSVYGQDTSYPASPTSSASARKRLRSGTLSFQPRPTTRIRSKSHSDIFNLVEGYVEGGAANETTVYAAGGEVKSVGVLGEDEEE, from the exons ATGCCATCCTCGACCCTTCCTCCGTCAcgacctcttcctcttcgtcatctCCTCGAGACATATACCACATCTCACCCCCTACGTACCccttcccctcttcctccatcgTCTCGAGTGGATCCAAAACTTCGCCAACGCCTGCCGCCACCTACATCTGCAAGCCCCCTTCTTTGGACTTTACCAACATGGTGGCTGTTCATCCGCTTTGTGTTCACGAAAGGCATACACATTGCGCTTGCCTTGATCTCCCATTTTCTCTTCGGGCCTAAGCGACCGAGCTGGGGTTATCGAATGACCTTCATTACGTCCTTTATGCGAAATATTGCAGATCATTCCAGTTTGGCGGACATTGCGCTCATTAGGAGATTTATTTCACTGCACTTTTTAGTGCCTTTGCCAGGAGATGCGGTTGTAACTCCTATCACCTTCACTGTGCCCCCAAGAAAGGCAGAGCAGGTTGCTAGGGGCTTCTTGCGGGACCTGGATGTCGCAGAGACGGGAAGCCGTCAGCTTTCTGGGGAGTGGGTTGTCGGCACCGAGGTGTGGAAGAGGCTGAGAGCGGAGAAGAGGGCGAGACAGAAGAAACAACGTGCATCCCCCAGATACAATCTCTCGCCAAACGAAGAAAGCTCAAAACAGACGAAATTAGAGATTGAGCCTGAAACTCTGAAGCAAAAGGGGAAGTCAAGCGAAAGAGTAATCTACTATGTGCATGGCGGGGCTTATTATGTGGGGAATGCTGCTACTCACAGGCTTGTCACCATTGGCGTGAGCAAATCTTGCAATGCCCGAGTGTTCG CCATAACATATCGCCTTGCACCAGAGCATGttttccctctccccctTCACGACGTTCTTTTAGGCTACTTGCGACTCTTATCTCCTCCCCTCTCCATACCTCCAGAGAATATCATCATCGCAGGCGACTCTGCAGGCGGAGGTCTTAGTTTGGCACTATGCATGTACCTTCGTGACGAAGGATACAGACTTCCAGCAGGTCTAGTATTAATGAGCCCTTGGGTGGATTTGACGATGAGCTGCGGGAGCTGGGATGAGAATGCAGACTCTGACGTAGTGCCTCGTCCCGAGACGGATG ATCATCTTAACCCAGTGGGTTGTTACCTCGGTCCCGAAGGCATTGCCACTTACCTCACACATCCTTACGCTTCACCGTTATTTGGTGATTTCCACGGCTTACCCCCCATGCTCATCCAGTCTGGCGACTCTGAAGTCCTCCGAGATGAAATCACGCTCGTCGCACACAAAGCTACTCTTGCTGGAGTCAACGTCACACATGAGCTATACGAAGATATGGTGCATGTTTTCCAAATGTTCTCGTTCTTACCTGCTACGATGACGGCAATCAACAACGTCGGTGTATGGGTTAGGACAACCTTGCCAAAGATAGAGAAGGAACAGAGGCAAGCAGCAGGTATGGATAAGGACCAGCAAGAGGTTGGAGCCCTCGATGTGGATGTGACAGAAAGtatggaagaggaaattGGGAAGGGCAATCGAGTTGTTGCCAAGGATGGCCAAGAGATTGGTGTACGAAGTGGGAGGACAGAGGTCATGTCTGAAGAGATCGATGCGACTCAAGATCTGTCGAGGCAACAGACGTCGACATCCAAGAAAGATTTCTCAAGGAGGTCTATCAACGAGCGATCTACCGTTGATACGGACTCACTTGCAAAGTTGGACTCTGACTCTGACTCTGGCTCACCGACGCCTACAAACAGTCGACTTTCTTCACCGTCTATCGCCTTCCCCAGAGAACCCCGTACACCTCCACGTCATTCCGACCCATTCTTGGATGTACAACAAGATCAATCCCAGTCATCGCAGCCACATACCCTTCCTCGCCTTCGTCGAGTGCAAACAACCGTGCCTATGGCCTTTGCCCTTTCCCCACCTCCCAACCCACTATCATCAACGCGTCGTCGACGTCCCACAACCAGTTCTCTCCTCActtccccctcttcctccgtATACGGACAAGATACATCTTACCCTGCCTCTCCAACTTCATCAGCCTCTGCGCGGAAACGACTTCGTTCGGGCACACTTTCTTTCCAGCCTCGCCCAACGACAAGAATAAGAAGTAAAAGTCATTCCGACATATTCAATCTGGTGGAAGGATATGTTGAGGGGGGAGCTGCGAATGAGACGACGGTGTATGCAGCTGGAGGGGAGGTTAAAAGTGTGGGTGTACTaggagaggatgaggaggagtAG